The following coding sequences are from one Methanosarcina sp. WWM596 window:
- a CDS encoding MM0924 family protein: MQSFIVEHYLCEVIDVYCGGPDVFKGKVKACADNVLTLEQDGKYTHIAIDKIIALWGEPGTKIQ; this comes from the coding sequence ATGCAATCTTTTATAGTGGAACACTATCTTTGTGAAGTTATAGATGTTTACTGTGGGGGTCCTGATGTTTTTAAAGGAAAGGTGAAAGCCTGCGCAGACAATGTGCTCACTCTTGAACAGGATGGAAAGTATACGCACATAGCGATTGATAAGATTATAGCTCTCTGGGGAGAACCCGGTACCAAAATCCAGTGA
- a CDS encoding DsrE family protein produces the protein MAKVEKVLLLLKNMVYESNSPQETLKFAKFYRSKGLKVLVVLWGPMGVLLAKKNKTRGSPKYDSTVQECIDMGVEFRCCQLASDMIGFNKEELIPGIEFICSKNIAELFLTYTEENQLVINF, from the coding sequence ATGGCAAAAGTCGAAAAAGTTTTACTATTACTTAAAAATATGGTGTATGAGAGCAACAGCCCGCAGGAAACTCTCAAATTTGCAAAGTTTTACCGGAGTAAGGGACTCAAAGTACTGGTGGTTCTATGGGGACCTATGGGTGTACTGCTTGCAAAAAAAAATAAAACCAGAGGATCACCAAAATATGATTCCACTGTTCAGGAGTGCATTGACATGGGAGTAGAGTTTCGGTGCTGTCAGCTTGCCTCAGATATGATCGGGTTTAATAAAGAGGAACTAATTCCAGGGATTGAATTTATTTGTTCAAAAAATATAGCAGAACTTTTTCTGACATATACTGAAGAAAACCAGCTAGTAATTAATTTCTGA
- a CDS encoding MM0924 family protein, with protein sequence MMQSFIVEHYLNKAVDVYCGGPDIFKGNVEACADNVLTLKNDGKLTHITIDKIIALWAQ encoded by the coding sequence ATGATGCAATCTTTTATAGTTGAGCATTACCTCAACAAGGCTGTAGATGTCTATTGTGGAGGGCCTGATATTTTCAAAGGAAACGTAGAAGCCTGTGCCGATAATGTCCTCACCCTCAAAAACGATGGAAAGCTTACCCATATAACTATTGATAAAATAATAGCTCTTTGGGCACAATAA